Within the Methanofollis sp. genome, the region GATGAGCACCGTCCGGTCGGCGGTCCGGATGACCGTCGCCATCGACCGTGCGCCGAGCGACTCAGCCCCGAGGATCGCGATCTGCACGGCACCGCTTCTGTCCGCGGGGGAGAAGATACCTCTGTCCTGGGGGGTATGGGAAGTCCTGAGGGTAGAGAAAAAGTGCTTCTGTAATACTCCTGTCTGAGGTGCCTGTGTATCGGTGTCTCTTCCGGGGGGCTGCCGCCCCCCAGACCCCCCGCACTTAGGATAGGGAGGCGTATGGCAATCTTCGAAATAGCTCCTTGGAACTACCGGGAAGAAAAGCGGATCCTCACCCCTCATATGAGGTTTTTCTCTGCTCCGCCAAAAAAGAATATTATTCAGAGGCCGCGGCAGATCTCCGCCACGCTTGCGACGAGGAGGTCCACCTCCTTCCTGGTGGTGTACAGGGCGAGGCTCGCCCGCACCGTCCCCTCGGGGAGGCCGAGGTGCTCCATGAGGGGCATGCAGCAGTGGTGCCCCGACCGCACCATGATCTCCGCGCCCTCGTCGAGCTGCTGCGCGACCTCGTGCGGGTGCAGGCCGTCGATGGTGAAGGAGACCACCCCGATGCGGGCCGCCGGGTCTTCGGCCGCGTAGACGTGCACACCTTCGATGCCCTTCAGCCCGTCGATGAGGCGGGTGGTGAGTTCCTCCTCGTATTGCCTGACCTCCTCCATCCCGATCTTTTCCAGGTACCCGACCGCCGCGCCGAGCCCGATGCCGCCGCCGATATTCGGCGTCCCGGCCTCGTACTGCTGGTAGCCTGCCGCCGGGGTGAAACCGTCGGCGGTGACCGCCTCGACCATGCCGCCGCCGAAGACCGTCGGTTCGAGGATGGGCTCCTTCATCCAGAGGACGCCGGTCCCGGTCGGCCCGAGCATCTTGTGGCCCGAGAAGCAGAAGAAGTCGCAGCCGATACGGGCAACGTCGACCGGCATGTGTGGGACGCTCTGCGCCCCGTCCACCAGGAGGAGAGAGCCGTGCTCATGGCAGATCCGGGCGATCTCCTCCACCGGTGTGACCGTGCCGAGGACATTCGAGGCATGGGTGACGGCGACGAGGCGCGGAGGCGCGGCCTCGACCGCCTCCCTGAAGGCGTCGAGGTCGAGGGAGGCGTCGGGTTTGATCGGTATGACCACGACCTCGACGCCCTGCTTTTTCAGGTGCGTCCAGGGCAGGAGGTTGGAGTGGTGTTCCAGGATTGTCGTGACGACGCGGTCGCCGGGCTTCCATGAGAGGCCCTGCGCCACCATGTTGACCGCCTCGGTGGTGTTCTTCGTGAAGACGGTGACGCCGTCCTTCCCACCGATGAAGGCGGCCACCTTCTCGTGGGCGTGCCAGTAACGCTGCGAGGCGATCTGGGTGAGACGGTGCACGCCCCGGCCGACATTGGCGCGGTACCTGTGCTCGAACTCGACCATCGCCTCGACCACTGCCTCGGGCGAGAAACTTGTCGCCGCGTTGTCGAGGTACACGATGTCCCCCAGGATCGGGAAGTCCCGGCGGATCCTCTCCACCGGGAAGCCCTCCTCTTCGATCTCGGGGCCGGGCGCTGCTTCTCCCCGGACGGCTTCGGCAGGCCGCACGACCTTCTCTTTTGTTGCACGCACACTGTAGTCGTCGTTGAAGGCGATCCCCCTGTTCCTGCAGACCTCCCGCATCTTCGGGGGCAGGGCGCGCCACCGCCAGAGTCCCCACCGGCAGTACTCGTCGGGAAGCCCCTTTCTTTCGGCCCATTTTTCGAGGAAGGCGTCCCAGCGCGCAACCATGTCCGGGTGCGTCTCCCTCAGCAACTCGTATTCGCTCTCCAGCATCGAGGGGCAGAGGAAGCACCCGATGCGTTCGAGCCCCATATCATAGAGGGGGTTGATCTCCACCTTCTGCCACCAGAGGTAGAGGAAGACTTCGAGCGCCCGCCAGGTCCGGATCGGGGAGACGTTCAACTGCAGGGGGTTTGCCGGGTTCTGGCTCGTTTCTTCAAGGCTCGCACGGTTCCAGGACTCGTACCAGCGGTTGCCCTGCACGGTGACGCAGGGGCCGACCCCGGCGAGGTAGAGTTTGAGAGGCTGGAGTTTCAGGAGTTTGCAGCACCAGCGGTTGTCCTTGCCGGGTGGCCCGGCCTTCTCCACCGCCTGCCAGAAGTCGCCGCCCTTCTCGATGATCTCGACGCCGGGTCGGGAGGCGACAAAGTCGAGGGTCTCCCTGATCTCGATGCCGGTGTCGATGAAGAACGCCTTCTCGATCCCTGCCTTGCGTGCGAGGTGGAGGACCGCCGTGCTGTCCTTGCCGCCGGAGAACGAGACGTTCGCTGTCGGGCGGTCGTTCATGTGCCTGCGGATGGTGCGGATGGCTTCCTGTTCGAGGTTCTTGAGCTGGGTCTGGTTCTTCCTGATCGCGACGTTCCAGTCGGGGTTTGCAGGCCTGCGTGTCTCCACCGTCACGACTTCCTTCACCCTGATCTGTCCCTCTTTCACGGTGCCGGTGCCGTACCTGTTCCTGTACTTCACGATCACCGTCCCTTCGGGGACATTGGCGGTGAGGGTGAACTTCTTGCCGCCGATCCGTCCCCTGACTTCGCCGGGAGCCGCGACGCTATCGAGGTCGACGATCCCTTTGCTTGCATGGTCGAGGATGTACGGGAGTGCCTCGGGGGCGATGTCAAAATTGAACCGCCGGTTCACGGGGTCGAAGGTGAGCCAGCCGAAGCGCCCGCCATGCGCGATGACGAGGTCGGCGCGGTCGACCCCGCCGGTCTTGTTCAGGAGCATGATCCGGGGAAGGGGGACGGTGCCGAACTGTTCGTGCACGAGCCTGGTGATGAGGTCCATGTCCCCTTTCAGCGCGGGGCGCACCTCATAGGGCTGGAGGAGAGAGATTTTTTTCCCTTCGGCCCCGCACCCGCACTTCTGTCCGATCAGGGGGACATTGCAGCGGTCGCACCAGAAGAGGACCTTTTTTACCGGCGGTTCGCGCCCCATATACATTTCTTTGTTACTCATGAGTGGTCTGCCCCGGGTGTATCCCTGCGGTGTATTCACAATTGTGAATGTCGCGCCGTACTATCTGCATGCCTCCTATGTATAGATTGTTTTCCTGCCTTTCGGCCGCGGGTGTTTCCCGGTGTACTGTCTGAAACTTTGTTTCATGGGCGATTCTCCGGAACCTGTCTACCGAACATAGATATCGGCATGGCAGGAACCTGTATATCGGATCGTGTCCTCCTCTCTGACGCCTGCCCGGGGGGGCGACACGGCGAAACACAGGTCGACCGCCCGGAATGATCTCCCGGATCGACAGAGGAAGAGTGTATGTTCAGAAAAATACCCTGCATCCGTTTTGACGGCGAAGGATTCGAGACGATCGCTCACGACGTCGTGGAAGAACTTCCTGTGGCCCTCTTCGTCAACGGGAGGCATGCGATGACTGCGATGATGAGCCCGGGCAACTTCGAGGATTTTGTCGTCGGCTATCTCTTCACCGAAGAGATCATAAAGGGGCCCGAGGAGATCGAGTCGATCAAGGTCGAGAAGAACAGGGTGAGCGTCCTGACGACGAACCCGTTCAAGTCCATCGGGACAAAGAAGACGATCCTTTCGGGCTGCGGGGGGAGCGTCTCGTATATCGACACGGAGAAACTCCCGAAGGTCCGCTCCGACCTCACGGTCACGCCCGCCGAGATCCTCGGGGCCGTGCAGTCGGTCCTCACCTCGGAGCTCCACACGGCGACCGGCGGCGTCCACATCGTCGCCCTGCTCGACCGCGAGAAGGTGATCGCGGTCGCGGAGGATATCGGCAGGCACAATGCCCTCGACCGGGTGATCGGTTACGGCCTCCGGAACGGCGTCGACTTCTCCCTGACCTATGTCGTCTCGTCGGGCCGCATCTCCTCGGAGATGGTCCGCAAGTGTCTCGTCGCGAACATCCCCCTGATCGTCTCCCGCGGTGCGACGACCTCCCTCGCGGTGGAGACGGCGGAGAAGACCGGGCTCACGGTGGTGGGGTTCGCGCGGGGGGGAAAGTTGAACATCTACAGCCATCCCGACAGGGTTGAGGGTGCGGATCAAAAAACAGAATGATATATCTGGAAAACCAACAGGTACCGACCGTTCACCCCCGTAGTGTAGTGGTCAATCATGCAGGACTTTGGATCCGGCGACCCCGGTTCGAATCCGGGCGGGGGTATTGAACACTCTGTTCTAAATTCAGAGTTTATCCCAAAACTGATCCGAACCCTCAGTCACGCCGATGAAATGACTCCCATTCGGTTCTGAAAAATCCTGTTCTGGCGTCTGTTCCGGGGGATTTCAGCGAAGACCCATGGTCTTCTTGACTTGCTGACGCTCGCCACTCGAAAATCAGAGATTTACTCAAGGTCGCTATCGCTCACCTCCCCCCGGTCTCGAAAGCCTTCGGCTCATGGCACATCACAGATGTGCCTGCTCAGGAGATCTCCGATCTCCTGTGTTCTCATGCTCGCTGGCGCTCGCACCCCCCATCATTGCGATAGGGGGTGGAGGGCAATCTCCTTCATCAGGATCTCTGTTCTCTCTTCCCTGACCCTATCCTGTTTCGGGGGTCCGGGGGCTTCAGTCCCCCGGCAGAGAGTTGGGGGAAGGCGGTGGTTTCGCACTATTCTTTATGGAATTCTGAAAGACATCGACCCGATCATGAAATTTTCTCCCGAGTCCCGTATGCAGAGATTGGGGGAGTGGATGAGAGTTTTGGGATGACCTCTCAAGCAAGGTTATCGATTTTTATTTTTAGATCTCTGGAATTTGATTCTAAATTC harbors:
- a CDS encoding aminotransferase class V-fold PLP-dependent enzyme, which codes for MSNKEMYMGREPPVKKVLFWCDRCNVPLIGQKCGCGAEGKKISLLQPYEVRPALKGDMDLITRLVHEQFGTVPLPRIMLLNKTGGVDRADLVIAHGGRFGWLTFDPVNRRFNFDIAPEALPYILDHASKGIVDLDSVAAPGEVRGRIGGKKFTLTANVPEGTVIVKYRNRYGTGTVKEGQIRVKEVVTVETRRPANPDWNVAIRKNQTQLKNLEQEAIRTIRRHMNDRPTANVSFSGGKDSTAVLHLARKAGIEKAFFIDTGIEIRETLDFVASRPGVEIIEKGGDFWQAVEKAGPPGKDNRWCCKLLKLQPLKLYLAGVGPCVTVQGNRWYESWNRASLEETSQNPANPLQLNVSPIRTWRALEVFLYLWWQKVEINPLYDMGLERIGCFLCPSMLESEYELLRETHPDMVARWDAFLEKWAERKGLPDEYCRWGLWRWRALPPKMREVCRNRGIAFNDDYSVRATKEKVVRPAEAVRGEAAPGPEIEEEGFPVERIRRDFPILGDIVYLDNAATSFSPEAVVEAMVEFEHRYRANVGRGVHRLTQIASQRYWHAHEKVAAFIGGKDGVTVFTKNTTEAVNMVAQGLSWKPGDRVVTTILEHHSNLLPWTHLKKQGVEVVVIPIKPDASLDLDAFREAVEAAPPRLVAVTHASNVLGTVTPVEEIARICHEHGSLLLVDGAQSVPHMPVDVARIGCDFFCFSGHKMLGPTGTGVLWMKEPILEPTVFGGGMVEAVTADGFTPAAGYQQYEAGTPNIGGGIGLGAAVGYLEKIGMEEVRQYEEELTTRLIDGLKGIEGVHVYAAEDPAARIGVVSFTIDGLHPHEVAQQLDEGAEIMVRSGHHCCMPLMEHLGLPEGTVRASLALYTTRKEVDLLVASVAEICRGL
- the fdhD gene encoding formate dehydrogenase accessory sulfurtransferase FdhD; the protein is MFRKIPCIRFDGEGFETIAHDVVEELPVALFVNGRHAMTAMMSPGNFEDFVVGYLFTEEIIKGPEEIESIKVEKNRVSVLTTNPFKSIGTKKTILSGCGGSVSYIDTEKLPKVRSDLTVTPAEILGAVQSVLTSELHTATGGVHIVALLDREKVIAVAEDIGRHNALDRVIGYGLRNGVDFSLTYVVSSGRISSEMVRKCLVANIPLIVSRGATTSLAVETAEKTGLTVVGFARGGKLNIYSHPDRVEGADQKTE